A part of Variovorax sp. HW608 genomic DNA contains:
- a CDS encoding response regulator, with amino-acid sequence MIKIGIVDDHAIVRSGLRQFFSEHVDLRVVGEAASGREAIELVRTTELDVLVMDLSMPGQSGIDALAMIRAKAPDVGILILSGYPEEHYAMNLIRQGASGYLNKECDPIEIVNAIRTISLGRRYITPAVAELLARQLDRKDDAAPHEQLSEREFQVFLKLAKGETAGDIAKTLSLSVKTVSTYRTRLMEKMNLSSNSDLTYYALKNKLID; translated from the coding sequence ATGATCAAGATTGGAATTGTGGACGACCATGCCATCGTTCGATCCGGCTTGCGGCAGTTCTTTTCCGAGCATGTCGATCTGCGTGTGGTGGGTGAGGCGGCGAGCGGCCGCGAGGCGATCGAACTCGTTCGCACGACTGAACTCGATGTGCTCGTCATGGATCTCTCCATGCCGGGTCAGAGCGGCATCGATGCGCTGGCGATGATCCGTGCGAAGGCGCCCGATGTCGGCATTCTCATCCTCAGCGGCTATCCCGAAGAGCACTACGCGATGAACCTCATCCGCCAGGGTGCGAGCGGCTATCTCAACAAGGAGTGCGATCCGATCGAGATCGTGAATGCGATCCGCACCATCTCGCTGGGCCGCCGCTACATCACGCCGGCCGTGGCAGAGCTGCTCGCACGCCAGCTCGATCGCAAGGATGACGCAGCGCCGCACGAACAGCTTTCCGAGCGCGAGTTCCAGGTCTTCCTCAAGCTGGCGAAGGGCGAGACCGCGGGCGACATCGCGAAGACCCTGTCCCTGTCGGTGAAGACCGTGAGCACCTACAGAACACGCTTGATGGAGAAGATGAATCTCTCCTCCAACAGCGACCTCACCTACTACGCGCTGAAGAACAAGCTGATCGATTGA
- a CDS encoding response regulator — protein MDLRLKTYIVEDNVTIRENLVGTLEELTCISTIGFAETEAEATQWLSENGDEWELAIIDLFLKQGSGLGVLQACMSRRPGQKVVVLSNYATPDIRKRCAQFGVDAVFDKSNEIDGLIDFCISQTATQRQTASRN, from the coding sequence ATGGACCTCAGATTGAAAACCTACATCGTCGAAGACAACGTCACGATTCGAGAGAATCTCGTCGGCACTCTGGAGGAGCTCACGTGCATTTCGACGATCGGCTTCGCAGAGACGGAAGCCGAGGCGACCCAGTGGCTGAGCGAAAACGGCGACGAGTGGGAACTCGCCATCATCGACCTCTTCCTCAAGCAGGGAAGCGGCCTGGGCGTCCTCCAGGCCTGCATGTCGCGCCGCCCTGGTCAGAAGGTCGTGGTGCTGAGCAACTATGCGACGCCGGACATCCGCAAGCGCTGCGCACAGTTCGGGGTCGATGCGGTCTTCGACAAATCGAACGAGATCGACGGACTCATCGACTTCTGCATCTCGCAGACCGCCACGCAGCGGCAGACGGCCAGCCGAAACTGA
- a CDS encoding AsmA family protein, with product MLGFLVALVLLIAWFPWDLLRGPVNRYVSERTGRRFEITRKLDVKPGLRLATVELDGVEFANPGWARDPYLLRAERAEFEISFWRLFAGKVVLARLKLSSPAIGLQIEEDGRRTWALGKDSADTGTVPAIGRVEVDGGSVDFLASHQALDLHAEFDYDNSRGEMPLQYTIKGLLHRQPLGADGRAGDVLELNSGRGGRSPFPIEIDLRAGTAHLKARGTVAELASLDGLDAQVDMRGQNLGNLYPVLGVALPQTPPYAIKGNLRKNGDLWELRALTGRLGLSDIAGDMQFDKAPKVPHLGGALRSRVLDMDDLGPLIGLAPTSRSAHAVEGVAPPPTISQTKQGRPDSNRKVLPDAPLDFERLRAMNADVKYVADRIDNVRELPLDKGSVQVTLNDGVLTLDPLDLGVARGKVAGRIRIDATQNPADIRAALDVRSMQLERLIPKVEKSRSSFGKLDGRINLSGRGNSVAGWLGGASGDVAAMTGHGQMSNLLIEIFGLDGGEIIKFLLEGDREVSLRCAALAFDVGKGVMHGRNLLLDTSDTLFDGSGDVSLADETMNIVVRPQPKDKSILAARTPLLLRGTFASPKVGVEKGPLAARGAAALALGAINPLLALAATIETGPGQDADCTEVLAQARKPASGEAAAGAAKARKQPAPTANRS from the coding sequence TTGCTGGGGTTCCTGGTCGCGCTGGTCCTGCTCATCGCATGGTTCCCGTGGGACCTGCTGCGCGGGCCGGTCAATCGCTATGTCAGCGAACGGACCGGACGCAGGTTCGAGATCACACGCAAGCTCGACGTCAAGCCCGGGCTGCGCCTTGCCACCGTCGAGCTCGACGGTGTGGAGTTCGCCAACCCCGGGTGGGCGCGGGATCCCTATTTGCTGCGCGCCGAACGCGCAGAGTTCGAGATCAGCTTCTGGCGCCTCTTCGCGGGCAAGGTCGTGCTTGCGCGCCTGAAGCTCAGCTCGCCGGCGATCGGGCTCCAGATCGAAGAGGACGGCAGGCGCACCTGGGCCCTCGGCAAGGACAGCGCGGACACCGGTACGGTCCCCGCCATCGGTCGGGTGGAAGTTGACGGCGGCAGCGTGGACTTCCTCGCAAGCCACCAGGCCCTGGACCTGCATGCCGAGTTCGACTACGACAACAGCCGCGGCGAGATGCCGCTGCAGTACACGATCAAAGGGCTGCTCCATCGCCAGCCGCTCGGGGCCGACGGCCGCGCGGGCGACGTGCTCGAACTCAATTCGGGCCGGGGCGGGCGCTCGCCTTTTCCAATCGAGATCGACCTGCGTGCCGGCACGGCCCATCTCAAGGCCCGGGGCACGGTGGCCGAGCTGGCGAGCCTCGACGGCCTTGATGCGCAGGTCGACATGCGAGGCCAGAACCTCGGCAATCTCTATCCGGTGCTCGGCGTGGCGTTGCCGCAGACGCCTCCGTACGCGATCAAGGGCAATCTCCGAAAGAACGGCGATCTGTGGGAGCTGCGTGCCTTGACGGGCCGGCTGGGGCTCTCCGACATCGCAGGCGACATGCAGTTCGACAAGGCCCCGAAGGTGCCGCATCTGGGCGGTGCGCTGCGCTCGCGCGTCCTCGACATGGACGACCTCGGTCCGCTCATCGGTCTGGCGCCGACATCCCGTTCCGCCCATGCGGTGGAAGGCGTCGCGCCGCCGCCGACGATCTCGCAGACGAAGCAGGGGCGCCCCGATTCGAACCGGAAGGTGCTTCCGGATGCGCCGCTGGACTTCGAGCGGCTGCGCGCCATGAACGCCGACGTGAAGTATGTCGCCGACCGCATCGACAACGTGCGCGAGCTGCCGCTGGACAAAGGCAGCGTTCAGGTGACGCTGAACGACGGCGTGCTGACGCTCGATCCGCTCGATCTCGGTGTGGCGCGCGGCAAGGTCGCCGGCAGGATCCGCATCGATGCGACGCAGAACCCGGCCGACATCCGCGCGGCGCTCGACGTGCGTTCGATGCAGCTCGAGCGCCTGATCCCCAAGGTGGAAAAGTCCAGGAGCAGCTTCGGCAAGCTGGACGGCCGCATCAACCTGTCAGGGCGCGGCAATTCGGTGGCCGGATGGCTCGGCGGTGCGTCGGGTGACGTGGCCGCGATGACCGGCCACGGGCAGATGAGCAACCTGCTGATCGAAATCTTCGGGCTCGACGGCGGCGAGATCATCAAGTTCCTGCTGGAGGGCGACCGCGAGGTGAGCTTGCGCTGCGCGGCGCTGGCGTTCGACGTCGGCAAGGGCGTGATGCACGGCCGCAACCTGCTGCTCGACACGAGCGACACCCTCTTCGACGGAAGCGGCGACGTCAGCCTCGCGGACGAGACCATGAACATCGTCGTCCGGCCGCAGCCCAAGGACAAGAGCATCCTGGCGGCGCGCACGCCGCTGCTGCTTCGCGGCACCTTCGCGTCGCCGAAGGTCGGAGTCGAGAAGGGGCCGCTGGCGGCGCGAGGCGCGGCGGCGCTGGCACTGGGCGCCATCAACCCGCTGCTCGCGCTCGCGGCCACGATCGAGACGGGCCCCGGGCAGGATGCGGATTGCACGGAAGTGCTGGCGCAGGCCCGCAAGCCGGCGTCCGGCGAAGCGGCCGCCGGCGCGGCCAAGGCGAGGAAGCAACCCGCGCCGACGGCAAACCGCAGCTAG
- a CDS encoding HesA/MoeB/ThiF family protein → MEDEHLLRYSRHILLEEFGIDGQARVSAAHALVIGAGGLGSPALLYLAAAGVGRITLVDHDELDLTNLQRQIAHTTARVGMSKVDSAAEAMRAINPDITIEAVKLRADDALLSRRVAEADVVVDCSDNFRTRHAVNRACVAHAKPLVAGAAIRFDGQLSVYDTRDPASPCYACIFPPDADFEETRCAVLGVFAPVVGTIGTLQANEALKLLAGIGPSLAGSLLMFDGRRSAFDSLRVARDPGCSVCGHRPAA, encoded by the coding sequence ATGGAAGACGAACACCTCCTGCGCTACTCGCGCCACATCCTCCTCGAAGAATTCGGCATCGACGGCCAGGCGCGCGTCAGTGCGGCGCACGCGCTGGTCATCGGTGCCGGCGGGCTGGGCTCGCCCGCCCTGCTCTATCTCGCTGCAGCGGGTGTCGGCCGCATCACGCTCGTCGACCATGACGAGCTCGATCTGACCAACCTCCAGCGGCAGATCGCACACACCACCGCGCGCGTGGGCATGTCCAAGGTCGATTCGGCCGCGGAAGCGATGCGCGCCATCAACCCGGACATCACCATCGAAGCCGTCAAGCTGCGTGCCGACGACGCGCTGCTGTCCAGGCGGGTCGCCGAAGCCGACGTGGTGGTGGATTGCAGCGACAACTTCCGGACGCGGCATGCGGTCAATCGCGCCTGCGTGGCCCATGCGAAGCCCCTGGTGGCCGGCGCGGCCATCCGCTTCGACGGGCAGCTGAGCGTCTACGACACGCGCGACCCGGCGTCCCCCTGCTATGCCTGCATCTTCCCGCCCGACGCCGACTTCGAGGAAACGCGATGCGCAGTGCTCGGCGTGTTCGCGCCGGTGGTCGGCACCATCGGGACCTTGCAGGCCAACGAGGCGCTGAAGCTGCTGGCCGGAATCGGCCCCTCTCTCGCAGGCAGCCTCCTGATGTTCGATGGCCGGCGATCGGCTTTCGACAGCCTTCGCGTCGCGCGCGATCCGGGATGCAGCGTGTGCGGCCACCGCCCGGCGGCCTAG
- a CDS encoding S41 family peptidase produces the protein MGQKLKIGGWIAAGAVAGALTTVSLQTVARGSLAPLPLEELQQLAAVFGMVKTDYVEPVDEKKLISDAISGMVAGLDPHSQYFDKKSFKEFREGTTGRFVGVGIEISQEDGLVKIVSPIEGSPAFRAGLKPNDLITKIDDTAVRGLSLNDAVKRMRGEANTKVLLTIYRKDENRTFPVTITREEIRTQSVRGKVMEPGYAWIRLSQFQERTVDDFVKKVEEIYKQEPNLKGLVLDLRNDPGGLLDAAVAISSAFLPENVTVVSTDGQLAESKAVYKAAPEFYQRRAGSDPLRGLPPALKTVPLVVLVNEGSASASEIVAGALQDHKRATVMGSQTFGKGSVQTVRPLGPDTGLKITTARYYTPSGTSIQAKGIVPNVLVDESAEGSPYAALRMREADLEKHLASGQGPEVKDPEREKARDEARKRLEEEAKKAPQDRKVPEFGADKDFPLVQALNRLKGQPVLVSKTQVIVDNKEEKKEN, from the coding sequence ATGGGCCAGAAACTGAAAATTGGCGGCTGGATTGCCGCGGGTGCCGTTGCGGGCGCACTGACCACGGTCTCGTTGCAAACCGTCGCACGCGGTTCGCTGGCCCCCCTGCCACTGGAGGAACTGCAGCAGCTCGCTGCGGTTTTCGGCATGGTCAAGACCGACTACGTCGAGCCGGTCGACGAGAAGAAGCTCATCTCGGACGCCATCTCCGGCATGGTCGCCGGGCTCGATCCGCATTCGCAGTACTTCGACAAGAAGTCGTTCAAGGAATTTCGTGAGGGCACCACCGGCCGCTTCGTCGGCGTGGGCATCGAGATTTCGCAAGAGGACGGCCTGGTCAAGATCGTGTCCCCGATCGAGGGCTCCCCGGCGTTCCGAGCCGGCCTGAAGCCGAACGACCTGATCACCAAGATCGACGACACCGCCGTGCGCGGCCTCTCGCTCAACGACGCGGTGAAGCGCATGCGGGGCGAAGCCAACACCAAGGTGCTGCTGACGATCTACCGCAAGGACGAGAACCGGACCTTCCCGGTCACGATCACGCGCGAGGAAATCCGCACCCAATCGGTGCGCGGCAAGGTCATGGAGCCGGGCTACGCGTGGATTCGCCTGTCGCAGTTCCAGGAGCGGACCGTCGACGACTTCGTCAAGAAGGTCGAGGAAATCTACAAGCAGGAGCCGAACCTCAAGGGTCTGGTGCTCGATCTGCGCAACGACCCCGGCGGCCTGCTCGACGCCGCGGTGGCGATTTCCTCCGCATTCCTGCCCGAGAACGTGACTGTCGTGTCGACGGACGGGCAGCTGGCCGAAAGCAAGGCCGTCTACAAGGCCGCGCCCGAGTTCTACCAGCGTCGCGCAGGCAGCGACCCGCTGCGCGGCCTGCCGCCCGCACTCAAGACCGTGCCGCTGGTCGTGCTCGTCAACGAGGGCTCCGCCTCCGCCAGCGAAATCGTCGCCGGCGCGCTGCAGGACCACAAGCGCGCGACCGTCATGGGCAGCCAGACCTTCGGCAAGGGCTCGGTCCAGACGGTGCGGCCGCTGGGCCCCGACACCGGCCTGAAGATCACGACGGCCCGCTACTACACGCCGAGCGGCACCTCGATCCAGGCCAAGGGCATCGTTCCGAACGTGCTGGTCGACGAAAGCGCCGAGGGCAGCCCTTACGCCGCCCTGCGCATGCGCGAAGCCGACCTCGAGAAGCACCTCGCGAGCGGCCAGGGCCCCGAGGTCAAGGATCCCGAGCGCGAGAAGGCGCGCGACGAAGCCCGCAAGCGCCTCGAAGAGGAAGCCAAGAAGGCGCCGCAGGATCGCAAGGTTCCGGAGTTCGGCGCCGACAAGGACTTCCCGCTGGTCCAGGCGCTCAACCGGCTCAAGGGCCAGCCGGTGCTCGTGAGCAAGACGCAGGTGATCGTCGACAACAAGGAAGAGAAGAAGGAAAACTGA
- the gpmA gene encoding 2,3-diphosphoglycerate-dependent phosphoglycerate mutase encodes MHKLVLIRHGESTWNLENRFTGWTDVDLTAAGIEQAKQAGRLLKAEGYDFDVAYTSVLKRATRTLWHTLDELDRTWLPVVHSWRLNERHYGALQGLNKAETAKKYGDEQVLVWRRSYGTPPPPLESNDPRSERTDIRYAKLPPEQIPLTECLKDTVARVLPFWNESMAPAIRAGRRLVVAAHGNSIRALVKYLDGISDDAIVGLNIPNGIPLVYELDDDLKPLRHYYLGDAEAAEKAAAAVAAQGKKG; translated from the coding sequence ATGCACAAACTGGTACTGATCCGCCATGGCGAATCGACCTGGAATCTCGAAAACCGCTTCACCGGCTGGACCGATGTCGACCTGACCGCCGCCGGCATCGAGCAGGCCAAACAGGCCGGCCGCCTGCTCAAGGCGGAGGGCTACGACTTCGACGTGGCCTACACCAGCGTCCTCAAGCGCGCCACCCGCACCCTGTGGCACACGCTCGACGAACTCGATCGCACCTGGCTGCCGGTCGTGCATTCCTGGCGCCTCAACGAACGCCACTACGGCGCCCTCCAGGGCCTGAACAAGGCGGAAACGGCCAAGAAATACGGCGACGAGCAGGTGCTGGTCTGGCGCCGCAGCTACGGCACGCCGCCGCCGCCGCTGGAGTCGAACGACCCGCGCAGCGAACGCACCGACATCCGCTACGCCAAGCTGCCGCCGGAACAGATCCCGCTGACCGAGTGCCTGAAGGACACCGTCGCCCGCGTGCTGCCCTTCTGGAACGAATCCATGGCGCCGGCGATTCGCGCCGGCCGCCGGCTGGTCGTCGCGGCGCACGGCAATTCCATCCGCGCGCTGGTCAAGTACCTGGACGGGATTTCCGACGACGCCATCGTCGGCCTCAACATTCCCAACGGAATTCCTCTGGTCTACGAACTGGACGATGATCTCAAGCCGCTGCGCCATTACTACCTGGGCGACGCGGAAGCGGCCGAGAAGGCCGCCGCCGCGGTCGCGGCGCAAGGCAAAAAGGGTTGA
- a CDS encoding rhodanese-like domain-containing protein, with the protein MKFIVDNWMLILIALASGGMLFWPMLRGAGGGSLSAQGAVQLINRERAVVVDVREPEEFATGHVTGAKNVPLSELEQKLPSAVKNKSLPLLLICATGARAQRAVATAKKLGYEQAQAVSGGLKSWKEANLPVEKA; encoded by the coding sequence GTGAAATTCATCGTCGACAACTGGATGCTCATCCTGATCGCACTGGCCTCGGGAGGCATGCTTTTCTGGCCGATGCTGCGCGGGGCCGGCGGCGGCTCGCTCTCGGCGCAGGGGGCGGTGCAGTTGATCAATCGTGAGCGTGCAGTGGTGGTCGACGTTCGGGAGCCGGAGGAGTTTGCCACTGGCCATGTCACCGGTGCCAAGAATGTGCCGCTCAGCGAGCTGGAACAGAAGCTCCCCAGTGCGGTGAAGAACAAATCGTTGCCTTTGTTGCTGATTTGTGCCACTGGCGCGCGTGCGCAACGCGCCGTGGCGACGGCCAAGAAGCTGGGCTACGAGCAAGCCCAAGCGGTCTCCGGCGGACTCAAGTCGTGGAAAGAAGCTAACCTCCCGGTTGAAAAGGCCTGA